From the Lolium rigidum isolate FL_2022 chromosome 2, APGP_CSIRO_Lrig_0.1, whole genome shotgun sequence genome, one window contains:
- the LOC124687286 gene encoding DNA damage-binding protein cmr1-like — protein sequence MASTPDLEDGLTDYERLREENIRRNGAMLASVRRKADELSAAIRSANPKRGRGRPPGQSGKKPCMKPDPPASSIVLRSSGLSPAYLSSSLASSILGAASSSPAEGKTRADDFDAGKELVLKPAHVRRVVTSRVLSMRVLPLVDRTVVAAGDKFGNIGFWDVDGVSEDQDGDGAGVLYRYLPHKSGVAAIVAHQAAPQKIYSCSYQGEICLMDFEKENFNMIHLCESPVYSLCQAQNRARCLYFGDGNGDLTLFDERVGKVSTKWNVHDKRINSIDFHPENTHMLATSSRDRTACIWDVRSMKMKEPDSLKVFKLDGPVQSAYFSHRGCMLAITSLHGTVRVFSMDDFDKSHEHNQAGSLLHKFKVIWGWNDTDLYVGNKNKAIDIISVDVNDSGLSARNNTCLWSEYMTYVPCQLSAHPYKVGHLACANCRGKVFLWTSA from the exons CCGATTACGAGCGCCTTCGCGAGGAGAACATCCGCCGAAACGGGGCTATGCTTGCATCCGTCCGCCGCAAGGCCGACGAGCTCTCCGCCGCCATCCGGTCCGCTAATCCTAAACGAGGGCGTGGGCGTCCCCCCGGGCAGTCCGGTAAGAAGCCCTGTATGAAGCCCGACCCCCCGGCCAGCTCCATCGTACTCCGCTCCAGCGGCCTCTCTCCCGCCTACCTCTCATCCTCCCTTGCGTCCTCCATCCTCGGTGCTGCCTCGTCTTCCCCAGCGGAGGGCAAGACTCGTGCGGACGATTTCGATGCTGGGAAGGAGCTGGTGCTGAAACCCGCGCACGTGAGGAGGGTGGTGACCTCCCGTGTACTGTCGATGCGGGTCCTTCCACTCGTCGACCGGACCGTGGTGGCGGCGGGAGACAAGTTCGGGAATATTGGGTTCTGGGACGTCGACGGTGTCTCGGAGGATCAGGATGGTGACGGTGCAGGCGTGCTGTACCGGTATTTGCCACACAAGAGCGGTGTGGCGGCAATCGTGGCGCACCAAGCGGCACCACAGAAG ATTTACAGCTGTAGCTATCAGGGTGAAATTTGTCTTATGGACTTTGAGAAGGAGAACTTTAATATGATCCATTTGTGTGAGTCTCCTGTTTACTCGCTCTGTCAAGCACAAAATCGTGCCAGATGCCTATATTTTGGTGATGGAAATGGTGACCTGACACTTTTCGATGAGCGTGTGGGTAAGGTATCAACCAAATGGAATGTGCATGACAAGAGAATCAACTCAATAGATTTTCATCCGGAGAACACACATATGCTTGCTACCAGTTCAAGGGATCGAACAGCCTGTATATGGGATGTGAGAAGTATGAAAATGAAGGAGCCAGATAGCTTGAAGGTTTTCAAACTTGATGGACCTGTTCAGTCAGCTTATTTCTCACATAGAGGCTGCATGTTAGCAATAACAAG CCTTCATGGTACTGTTCGAGTATTTAGCATGGATGACTTTGATAAGTCGCATGAGCATAACCAGGCAGGCAGTTTGCTTCATAAATTCAA GGTAATCTGGGGTTGGAACGACACCGACCTATATGTTGGAAACAAGAATAAGGCAATAGATATTATCTCAGTTGATGTCAATGACAGTGGCCTCTCGGCTCGGAACAACACATGTCTTTGGAGTGAATATATGACATACGTTCCATGCCAGTTATCTGCACACCCATATAAAGTTGGCCATCTTGCTTGTGCAAATTGCCGTGGCAAGGTGTTCCTTTGGACCAGTGCTTAA